In Ciconia boyciana chromosome 1, ASM3463844v1, whole genome shotgun sequence, the genomic stretch tgcccccagcccagggagccGCAGGAAACCCCCGGAGACGCCCCGGTCCCACAGCAAGGCTTTATTCCTCTGGGAGCCAGAGAAAGGCGAGCAGCGGAGCAGCcggctgggcagggacacccccaAAAGCAGCCCTGCCGCGACCACCCGGTCCCTGTCAGCACCAGCCCCCgtccctggggcagcccctcGCGGACCCCACGCTCGGCCGCAAGCCCCGGCCGCAGCTCTGCGAAAGGCCTCGTCCAGACTCTGCTGGCGTCGCAGGGCTGCCGGGGCGTCCCGGGGCCTGCGGCACCACGGCAGGGCTGAGCCGCCGTGCGGGAGCCCGCAGCGGGGTCGTCCCgatgcccccagcccctcctgctgccccgtcccgtcccgccgtCTCCGTGAAGCTGGCGGCTCCCGTTCCCGACTCCTTTTCCTCGCTGGGGTGCAGCGGCAGCGCTGCCATCGCGGCTCAGGGGCCCCCGGCGGCTGCCAGGGCCGCGGCTGCCAGGAGGAGCCCCCAGAGGCgcggggggtccccggggacgCTCCtgcctgggggggctgcagagggggagTCAGGGGCAGCCGGGGGCGGCAggggggcacggccgggggcCGCCCTCCCCGGCTGCAGCGGGCGCTCGCTGCCTCACCTGCGCTGAAGACGCACGGCCGGCTCTTGCATCTCTTCTCTGCCAAAGAAATCAACTCTGTCTGCACGGCTGCTGCGCGCTCCGCACCGCGCCGCTCCTCGCCCCGACCCAGCCGTGCCGTGCTCTGCTGTCCTGTGCCgcgctgtgccgtgccgtgctgtgccgcacagtgccatgccatgccgtgccatgctatgccatgctgtgctgccccatgccatgccgtgccgtgccatgcaATGCCATGCCATGCTTTGCCATACTGTGccgtgctgtgccatgccatgccatgctgtgctgcgccgtgccgtgccgtgccatgctgtgccgtgccgtgccatgcttTGCTGCAGAGGGCCCCCATTGCAAACCCTGGTGGAGAGCGGCTGGGAGACGAGCAAGGACGCGCGCCCGAAGGCAAGCTCGCCCCGTCGCCCTCCCCATGATGGAGACCCCCCCCTTTCCCGGCAGAGCTGGTGGGACGgagccaccccctgcccccggTACCCTGCACCCCGGCGGCGCGGAGGGACCGACCCGCGGGGACGTCACCTGTCACCAACTCGCAGTTGTAGGTGCTGAGCGTGTCCTGGGAGCGGAGCTGGATGAGGGCTCTGTCCCCATCGCGGGCGACGTTGGTGACCTCGAAGCTCTCGAAGGGCGGGATGAGGACCTCCTCCTCCGTCGGGAAGAAGGAGAAGTCCTTGATGGGGACACCGTAGCAGGTCTCCACCGAGAAGAAGGTGTCCTGGCCGAAGGGCAGGGTGCTCTCGTTCCGGAGAGACGTGGAAGTGAACTGGCCGAAGCGGACGGACTGGCGGGGCCGGGCAGTGAAGCGGATGCCCCGGACGCCCCGGTAGACGCGGTGGCAACGGCGGGGCTGGGCGTCCCGCAGGGCACGCAGCGCCTCGGTCAAGAGGAAATGCAGCGCCTTGAAGCGGAAGGCGCCCAGGTATTCCCCGCGGGAGCGCCCGGCCTCACGCACGGCTGTGTTGAATGCCAGGTAGAGGGGGCCATGCAGGGTGTATGCCAGGAGGGCGACCGCCTGCTCCGGCCGCAGTCCTAGCAGCCGGGGGACGTGGCCCTGCCGCCTCCGCCATTCGGCAGCGGCGTGGGTCCAGGCCTCGGCATAGACGCTGTTGTTGGCGAACTCGGTGCGGTTGAGCTCCTCCAGTTCCTCCTCCATCATGCGGCTGCAGCCCCGGTACTGGTCGTCGAAGGAGGTGGGGGCCATGTCCAGCGCCACCTCCTTGACGGGGTCGAGGTCTTGCAGGCGCGGGGGGCTGCTGGCGGCCAGGGTCCcggccagcagcaccaggccCAGCGCCAGATGCTCCATGGCGGGCAGAGCCGCCCCGGGGGAAAGCCCCGGGGAAGCAGCCGGTTCCTCTGCAAGcggctggggaggtgggggagcgAGAGCAGCGTCAGCtccgggagggcggcggggcctgggagggggctgtggggagaagcTGGGGGAGAGCACCCGGCAGTTGCATCCCCAGCCAGGGGGACCCTGCTCGGCACACGTCCCGGCACCGGCGAGACCCTGACCCCGGCACCGGCCGAGACCCTGGTCGGTCCCATTACTTGCGTTAAACCCTGCCAACAGGCGGGCGTCCCCAGCGCCTGGCAGCACGGCCCCGGCAGCCCGCAGGTCTGTGGCGTCACCCGCCGGGATCAAACCCCCCGGGAGCCCCAGCGAGAAGCGTTACCTGCGCCCCGAGGTGGGTGTGGGGTCCgggtgctgctccctggctccCGCGGCACCCAGCCCCTCGGCGCCTGCCCGCTGCCGGCTGGAGAGGTGAGAAGCggctgctctttctttttatagcaGCCCCAGGCGGGATCGCTCGGGCCAGATCCAGCCCCCACATCCGTCCTCCCGGTTATTTTTACCGTCCCCCTCGAGCACCCAGAGCAGCCGCTGCACCCTCCTGCCTTGCAGTGCAGCTGCGGGGGACGGTCAGGAAACCCCCGTGGGATAAATTGCCTTTGCCTTCACCTGGGTGCAGGTGCCATCCCGCCGGGggctctgccttctcctgcaggagctgacGCCGGATCTGGCCCTGCCGACCCGGGACGCGGTGCTTGCACTGACCCCCCCGTCACGCTGCTGAGGACGGGGCAGGTTGTGGCAAGGGTGGCACGGAGGGGTCGGTGGCGCTGGCAGGGGACATCCATCCCTCCCTGCGCCCCGGACGCTGCTTGGAGGACCCacggggggtgtgggggggcaGCAgtccccttgagcagggaccCCTCTCGAGGTTACCCCTCAAGGCTGAGAGATCCCGTACCTGACACCAGGCACCGACGGGTTGCTATGTGACATTTTTGGCATGCATGTAACATTTAAGGTACATACAGGAAGCTCCTGTGATGATCTTTGTAGCCCATCCTGACTTTGAGCAGCTGGGAGGAgtctcacgatcgctagcccttgttctcgtggaGGACTTCAGCTCcccagatgtctgctggaaatacaatccagcagagaggaaacagtctccgaggttcctggagtgtgtggaagagaccttcctgacacagctggtgagggagccaatGAGCGAAGGTGCCCCAGTGGAgctgttgtttgcaaacaggGAAGGCCTTTTGGGTTGTGTGATGtttggaggccatcttgggcagagtgatcatgaaatgatagttTTTGATTCTGGGAGAAGTCAGgagggggtcagcagaactgctgccttggaaTTCTGGAGGGCCGACTTTGGCCACtttaggggcctggttgacagagtcccttgggagacagtcctgtagggcaaaggagtccaggaagacttgaagaaggaaatctttgaggcgcaggagcaggccatccccatgtgccgaaagacgagctggcagggaagaagactaGCCTGGCTGAACGGAGAGCTGTGGCtggaagtcaggaaaaaaacagagtttctggtctctggaagaaggggcaggcaccTCAtgaggactacaaggatgtcatgaggttatgcaggcAGAAAAATAGAAGAGCCAAAGCCACGAGCCAAcgctcatggcttggacagacAGATGCTTCGCTGGGCAACTAACgggctggatggccgggcccagaggGTTGTGGTGTATGGGGTTCAATCCAGTgggcggccggtcacaagtggtgttccccagggctcaggaaTTGCCAGCCCCCCTGAGGGCAGCCTTTGGCCTGTTGAAGGGCTTGGTTGACACAGTCCCTTGGGAGGCCGTCCCAAAGGGCACAGCAGCCCgggaaggctggacattcttcaggAAGGGAACCTTTGAGGCGCtggagcaggccgtccccatgtgccgaaagacgagctggcagggaagagccCGGCCTGGCTGAAGAGAGAGCTGTGGCTgcatgtcaggaaaaaaaagagtttctgATGTCTGgcagaaggggcaggcaactcaggaggactacagggatgtcatgaggttatgcagggagaagattAGAAGGACCAAAACCATGAGTCAAAGCTCATGGCTGGGACGGGCgtacgcttcgctgggtaaaaatcTGGCTGGAcggccgggcccaaagagtggtggggaatggagtttactccagttggcggccggtcacaagcgctgttccccagggctctgtgctggggccagttctgtttaatatctttatcaatgatctggacgaagggatcgagtgcaccctcagtcagtttgcagatgacaccaagttgtgcgggagtgttgatctgctggaggggaggaaggctccgCAGAGGGACCTGgccaggctggatcaatgggccgaggtcaattgtatgaggtttaacaaggccaagtgcaaggtcctgcacttgggccacagcaaccccatgcaacgctacaggcttggggaagagtggctggaaagctgcctggtggaaaaggacctgggcgtgttggtcgacagccggctgaatatgagccagcagtgtgcccaggtggccaagaaagccaatggcatcctggcttgtatcaggaatagtgtggccagcaggagtagggcagtgatcgtcccctgtactcggcactggtgaggccgcacctcgaatgctgtgttcagtgttgggcccctcactccaagagagacatggaggggctggagcgtgtccagagaaggggaATGTGAGAGACTGCGGAGGAGCTGATCAATTATAGCTGCAACGTGGGAATACCCGACTCCCTTGGGACTACTTTGGGGATGTTCTAACGGGAAATTTTATTCCTACTTAACACTGCAATATCACGCTGGTCTGAAATGTGGATTAGTCATCCCATCCTTGTGCCCATCTCGTGTTTTCAATTTCACTGCCCCTCCCCGGTGAGTGCGCTGGGAAGTGGCAGAAGCCCCCAAAAACCCGACCTGAATGATGTTGAATTTAAGTGATGGAGGATGTTGCATAACTATTCACACCACCACTACTACCATAGAGGAGGCACggaccaaaatgaaagaaattgccCATCAAACTGCCGAACTATTCCGATCACTCCAACCAAAAGACTGGTTTGACGGGCATGTACCGGATCTTGGTTCACCTCCCTCCTACAATCCTGGGGACTCACAGGGTGGGGGAAATGGTTAATGCAAATTAGAATAGCCCTGTTGGTTGGATGTCTATTCCTAATGACTGGCATAGCTATTGTTCAACGTATGATTACCCgtctgcttgcttctgctttctctcgcttttctcctgctgttcgCTATGTTCGTATCTCCACCCTGGAAGACGAAATCAGGGACCCTCCACCAACTCCTTGTTgactcttctcctcttctcttctcctttccttttctcgcttctctcttcctctactcttccaatatatgtaagCTTTGGATAAATTCTGACGGGCTGCCgggaaaatagctccattgctAAATCACCTCTGTTAAGCTTGacagttcgttaagtttgtccgtttgtcgAATTGGCCAGTTAATACAATTGCTACTCAggctgttcctctgagtcattgttgtgACTCTACCGGCCACGTGGCTCTGTCGAGCCGAGAttggcctttgtcggtacaGAAATTGTCAGGGAATCAAAgagattcacccatctcgcagcccaccgagtgggacaagacaggcaacgaagctggggaagggtctggagcacaagtcttctgagggGTGGCTGAGGGACCgggggttgttcagcctggagaaaaggaggctgaggggagaacTCATCGCTCTCTataactgcctgaaaggagggtgtagcgaggtggggtcggtctcttctcccaggtaacaagtgataggacaagaggaaatggcctcaagttgtgcccaggggaggttcagattggatattaggaaaaatgtcttcatcgaaagggttgtcaagcagtggaacaggctgcccagggaagtggtggagtccccacccctggagatatttaaaagctgtgtggATGTGGCGCTGAGGGACAAGGgttagtggtgggcttggcagtgctaggttaacggttgggctcaatgaccttaaaggtcctttccaacctaaatgattctgtgattctatatgtagagacacacatacacacccctATGCGGGCACTGCTGGCTGGCAGGGCCCTGCTGCCCGAGCCGTCCCAGTCCCCCAGTTATCGGTGCAGCCCGGGGGTCTCATGTCACCTCAAAACCGCCCATGAATCCCAACAGCACTGGCCATCTGACAGCGCTGGCCCGTTCCCTCCCATGGTGGTGGGAAGGGGCCTCTGACCCGCCCCGGGGCCCTGAGCTGCCTctgcccggggagggaggcACCCGCTCGGTGTTGGGGCAGAGACAGGACCAGACTGCTGAGGCTGGGGGCACCTCTGGGCTCCATCGGGTCCAACCTGCAGAGCTGGCGgcccaggaccacgtccagGTGGTTTTGAGTgcctccaaggacggagactccaccacctccctgggcaacctgggccagggctgggccacCCTCCCAGTGAAAAGCGtttcctgctgtgcagagggaccCTCCTGTGTTCCAGCGTGTGCCCATGGgctctggtcctggcactgggcaccacggggaagagcctggctccgtcctcttggcaccctccctgcaggtatGGATGAGATCCCACGGATGAGATGCCCCTGAGCCCTCTCTTCCCCacgctgaacagccccagccctcccagttgaggatcccctccctccacctgctggccacgctcctcctcctgcagccgcgGACACCCTTGGCCACCTTGGCTCGTGGTCAACTTGGTGCCCCCCAGGACctcctctgccaagctgctttccagccgctggccccagcctgcgctggtgcctgggcttgttcctccccaggggcaggactttgcacttgttgAACTTCACCAGGTTCCTGCTgccccatttctccagcccacCCAGGTCCCCAGACACCAGCACAGCCACTGGGGGACCAGacacccccagtccccccagttttCTGGGTGCCAGCTGTACCCTGTGCCAGCCGGTCCCCATAGGGATTGGGCAGTGAGGGGGTCACACCCCCAGCCgcaggatggatggatgaacCACGACACTAGggatagaaaaaacatttaattgttAACATTTCAGATGGGGGAGCGCCCCACGGGGGTTCccagccccacgtcccccatccGCTCAGTGGTAGGGGAACCCGCTGGTCTTGTGGGGCCAGCGCTGCCACCACAGGGGCTTGAAGAAGTGGATGCCGGGGAGTCCGGCAGCGGCGTCTCCACCAGGCCTTCAGGCAGCACCAGAGCCGGGTGCAGCCCTCCCGCAGGAACCGTCCTGCCCTGCACGGCCCCGGCGCTGTTGGCCATTTGAGCTGCCCACGGGCACCCGCAGCCATGGGCTGGGCTCTGCGGGGgtgctcctgcccagagcagtggggatcctcctgcccagccccagggagctgctcctgTCGATGTCTGCATCCAcccgcagcagctctgctccaaggCAATGGGGCCACACTCTGGCCCCCATCATCCCCAGCACCTTCATCCTGGTGGGTGGGAGCTGAGGGGTGGGGTCCCACGACAGGGCCACCTGCCACCCCCACTGccaggccagccctgcccacaggagcacAGGGCACGGCTCAGTCACCGCCTCTGTGGCCTGGAGGGCACGCATGAGCTCGAGGACGAGTTGCCCTTGACCATGGCCATGGCTGGGGGACCATTGGGGGTTGTCTCCATGTCCACAGGGCTCTGCCACCTGTCCCCTCAGTCCCCAGAGCCCCGCTCTTGCTCTGTGGCCACTGGCTCCTCTTGAGGGGTGTCGCAGCCAAGGGCCGGCCCCGGGTCCCCCACTGGCCCCTTGTCAGAGGGTCTGGTGGGACCAGCGCTGCCACCACGGGGGCTTCCCTCGCCCCATGGAGCTGCTCCTTTCTGGCTCCATGGGGCTGGTGCTCTTCACTTCCTTTTGGCTTCTTCTGCCCAGCTCCACAGGTCTGCTCCTGCCCGACTGTGGGACAGCTGCTGCCTCACGCAGTGGGGCTGCTCCTTTGCAcccccagggagctgcttcTGTCTTCTCCCGTGTCCTTGTCCTTCTCCATGGCCACATCCGCCCCCGGCAACTCCACGCCAAGGCACTGGGGACACActctgtcccccagctgcccctgcacctccatcctggtgggggggagggagagatcCCCAGGTAGAGCTACAGTGGTGTGTCGTGGCCAACGGCTGGCTCTGGGTCCCCCACAGGCCCCCTGTCAGCCTTGGGGGGTCCCGACCAGGTGAGCGCTGCCAGCTCCGCCATCACACCAGGCCAGGGCTCCGGGAAGGAGTAAAGGGAGCCCACGGAAGACGAggccagggagcccagggagtCCACGGAGCGGGGACAGGCGCTCCCTGCT encodes the following:
- the ART1 gene encoding GPI-linked NAD(P)(+)--arginine ADP-ribosyltransferase 1, with translation MEHLALGLVLLAGTLAASSPPRLQDLDPVKEVALDMAPTSFDDQYRGCSRMMEEELEELNRTEFANNSVYAEAWTHAAAEWRRRQGHVPRLLGLRPEQAVALLAYTLHGPLYLAFNTAVREAGRSRGEYLGAFRFKALHFLLTEALRALRDAQPRRCHRVYRGVRGIRFTARPRQSVRFGQFTSTSLRNESTLPFGQDTFFSVETCYGVPIKDFSFFPTEEEVLIPPFESFEVTNVARDGDRALIQLRSQDTLSTYNCELVTEKRCKSRPCVFSAGRSVPGDPPRLWGLLLAAAALAAAGGP